A genomic region of Candidatus Pseudomonas phytovorans contains the following coding sequences:
- a CDS encoding hydrolase, producing MPTSSATFCPATGLSNPHLQTLWGPLWRKLPELQRNRERLWLADGDFIDLDWHGPHLPHAPLVLVLHGLTGSSHSPYVKGLQQALQDRGWASVAVNWRGCSGEPNLLPRSYHSGASEDLAEIISHLRAQRPLAPLYAVGYSLGGNVLLKYLGESGVASQLQAAVAVSVPFRLDHCADRIGQGFSKVYQAHFMREMLAYVQLKQRHFHDQGQHERLATLERLGPLRDLRTFWDFDGKVTAPLNGFRDVHDYYRRSSSHFFLGQNRTPTLIIHSSDDPFVSDHSLPTARELAPQTRLELHRRGGHVGFVDGSLRNPGYYLERRIPQWLVEGQ from the coding sequence ATGCCCACCTCCAGCGCCACGTTCTGCCCGGCCACCGGCCTGTCCAACCCCCACCTGCAAACCCTGTGGGGGCCGCTGTGGCGCAAGCTGCCTGAATTGCAGCGCAACCGCGAGCGATTGTGGCTGGCCGATGGCGACTTCATCGACCTGGACTGGCATGGCCCGCACCTGCCGCATGCGCCGTTGGTTTTGGTGCTGCACGGGTTGACCGGTTCGTCCCACTCGCCCTACGTCAAAGGCTTGCAGCAAGCACTGCAGGACCGCGGCTGGGCCAGCGTGGCGGTGAACTGGCGTGGGTGCTCGGGCGAGCCCAACTTGTTGCCACGTAGCTATCATTCAGGCGCCAGCGAGGACTTGGCCGAGATCATCAGCCACCTGCGCGCCCAGCGCCCATTGGCGCCGTTGTATGCGGTGGGGTACTCGCTGGGGGGCAATGTCTTGCTGAAGTACCTGGGCGAGAGTGGCGTGGCCAGCCAGCTGCAGGCAGCGGTCGCGGTGTCGGTACCATTTCGCCTTGACCATTGCGCAGACCGTATCGGCCAGGGCTTCTCCAAGGTGTACCAGGCGCACTTCATGCGCGAGATGCTGGCGTATGTTCAGCTCAAGCAGCGACACTTCCATGACCAGGGCCAGCATGAACGGCTAGCGACGCTGGAACGCCTGGGGCCACTACGCGACCTGCGCACGTTCTGGGATTTCGACGGTAAGGTCACCGCCCCGCTTAACGGCTTTCGCGACGTGCATGACTACTACCGCCGCTCGTCGAGCCACTTCTTCCTTGGCCAGAACCGCACACCGACGCTGATCATCCATTCCAGCGATGACCCGTTCGTCTCCGACCATAGCCTGCCCACCGCCCGCGAGCTGGCGCCGCAGACCCGCCTTGAACTGCACCGACGCGGTGGCCATGTAGGCTTTGTCGACGGCAGCCTGCGCAACCCGGGGTATTACCTGGAGCGGCGGATACCGCAGTGGCTGGTCGAGGGCCAATAA